The proteins below are encoded in one region of Coturnix japonica isolate 7356 chromosome 10, Coturnix japonica 2.1, whole genome shotgun sequence:
- the LOC107318455 gene encoding beta-2-microglobulin isoform X3 — MGKAALLAVLVALLGMAQANLTPKVQLYSRYPASVGTKNQLNCFTAGFHPPKISITLQKDGVPMEGARYSDMSFSDDWSFQRLVHVDFTPSKDAIYTCKVEHETLKEPLVYKWDPEY, encoded by the exons ATGGGGAAGGCGGCGCTGCTGGCCGTGCTGGTGGCTCTACTCGGGATGGCACAGGCCAACC TGACACCCAAGGTGCAGCTCTACTCCCGTTACCCCGCCTCCGTGGGCACCAAGAACCAGCTCAACTGCTTCACCGCCGGCTTCCACCCGCCCAAGATCTCCATCACGCTGCAGAAGGACGGCGTGCCCATGGAGGGCGCCCGGTACTCAGACATGTCCTTCAGCGACGACTGGAGCTTCCAGCGCCTGGTGCACGTCGACTTCACGCCCAGCAAGGACGCCATCTACACGTGCAAGGTGGAGCACGAGACCCTGAAGGAGCCGCTGGTCTACAAGTGGG ATCCCGAGTACTGA